GCGATGGCAACTGTCACGTTATTTAAGTGCGGGAAAACGGCAAAACAGATCTACGAGTTGCTCAAATCACTTTTCTATCCATGAATGATTCGTGTTTCGAACACTAAAACAGTATAAAGAAACAACTGATGTGAGCGATAAACCCAAAAAGGGACTGCACAATGTTATCTATGTTGTTCATGAACGCGCTCAATGCAATCCTCTTCGTTAACAAAAGCGTTCATCGGTcgaaatgaattgaatgaattaaaTGGTGCGTACACCGATGTGTGAGTCATTTATTAACACCCAGATCAAAGTGAATATGTTTGGAATGATGAAAAACCTCATAGAATGGTTTGAAAACGAGACTAGCAACAAACCTATTAGACTTCATCTCCGAAAATGATTGGCCATTTACCAATCCATCGGATTATTCACTTTGGGCCAAGTTGGAGGAACGTACCTGTGGATGTTCTCATTAGAATTACCAATCGGTAAAGAATTCTATCGAGAAGCTATATCAAATCAGAAGGACTAAGTGCAGTgtgaaaatataaaagtttgaatcagacttcctgtgcgcgcgctttattttcgagagacgagtatcgattttctcttcctcacaacccttccatgtgcaagcgatgagatcgGGCTTTGGCACGCGAGCTTGGGATTGgctctttctattttctttcgtaaaatattgagaaGTTTTCAGTCTTCCTGTGCGCGCGCTGCTaaatttcgagagacgagtattgATTTTCTCCTCCTCACAACCTCttcatgtgcaagcgatgagaccgggctttaGCACACGTGCCTGTGTTCGGctccttctcttctctttcgtaaaatattgagatgTGCTCAAGAATACCTCGTTGCACCTCAACATGAGTGATGCACATGTGTTGGTGCTGTCGGGGAAGTTGTGCTTCTGgtattaaaattttaatcttcGTAAAATGGCACGTAGAACAGTTAGTGATAAAAAAACTGTTTCACATAAATATGGCTGTTAAAGTCATccaatcaattcattcatttgttgCACACAGCTCGCAATTATTGTGTCAGATACTAGGATGAATAGGGCAAAGCAAATTGTCTCTTCTacgtgctgtgcgagatctcagaaggcctaaccaaatgtcactttgaggcagTTACACGATAAAGTCTCGCGAGCACTAATGCACGAGCATCTCTTCGTGtacacaacacatgtgcatCGTTCGCATCGAAACGCGATGAGACCTTCCTGAACACATCACAAAATTTTAcgtaagagaagagaaagagcgAATCCTAAGCTCGCGTGTtaaagcccggtctcatcgcttgTACATGAAAGAGTTGTGAGGAAGAAAAAAacgatactcgtctctcgaaatttAAGCGCGCTCAGAAATTCTGCTCACTCGGCTGACTTCTGCCTCGCTCATTTGTTGCAGCAGCTCCCAATGACTTTGTGAGATGCGAGACTGGATAACGCAAAGCACACTGTCTCTTTGCGTGCTGTACGAGATCTCGGAAAGtctagtttgaatgaaaaattttacttcatattgtttgattacctaacacatgtttcatcacataaaataaatacacccatacctcgctatacggccgctctttatacggcatttcgttaTAACGGCCCTATGCAattcaggcacgttttcgatttacgacctagaatgtttcgttataacggcaaaaaaaaaaatgcggattGGTTCAAAAACCACTTTTTTACAAGAgtgaataattgattccttatacggcgtTTCGTTTTGCGGCCAAATTtagtggaacgtatctaggccgtaaagcgaggtatgggtgtagtagatacgttaaagtaaattttcattcataattttgattttgaaagcatgtttattctaCCTAAAAATCCGTAATTATTTTCGCCTCTCAATGAAAGCACACCAAGCTTATTGCCGCttacgcgaatatactcttcaaaatcagaatccgaattttattacgattccaataatacaaaagcaaaagcagtgggttttccattttcatagtctttatttttagattttccaaaacaatactcggaacttgacattGGTGAACCAGAGtgcgaacccgtgaaacatctcagtgcgaattcgctattagagtgagcgaagacaaagcgggcgctagaatttgatgtgtatatgtgtgtgtgtatatatatagaatgaggcgcgcatcacacaagtaaGAAAAGATGTTTAGCATCTGAATACTGCGCTGGGTACATTTTGCGCCAtcgtgtttatgaattttgtgcactTCGCACCAATAAAGAATTCAGGTTTGAtttgaacgcgcgctgatgaaaattaaactcaagcgcagcgctgcgtttgttttctgaagactgcggCCCGCTGCTATAATGTTAAAATACTAATGCGGCCCGCACCATGtctatacctggccaccactgGTTTAGATAGtccaataaatgaataaagacGCATACAGTAGCTCTATAATTACTAAATGAattcataagaaaaaaaaacaaaaaggttggattaacataacatgtttagggtatatgttaaaccaacgttgaaccgacgacttatactgggttatactggccGGTTAGACATTTGTTTACCGttgttatcgcgtaatatgtacaaataattttaattgaaaaaatttaCTAAACATTGgaagtatttaccaaaaaaaatcgtCGTGTATATCAATTTTTGGGAAGAGTGTAGAGTTTCCAACCCATGCACAAGcgtattttattttgttcacaGACAACACAACAGACTTTCAAGGTGAATGATTTTGGCGTTTTGGCTCACCTGGTAGTATACTTCCATAGGCCTTGCACTGCACCAAATCACAATTCTGACAGATACACATCGGAGGAAAAACATGAAACAGTAggaaagcaaaaacaaaaactattaCCCATCATATCCAGTGCAGTATGTGAATTTGAATCGTTAAATGCAAGAGAAGTTCTTTCCGGCTAAGACCATGCTCAAAAACTGATATGTAAGTTACCTGTTCTTTGATGCATGCTGTTCTATACTCTTCACGTGTGAGTCATGCTCTTTGTTTTTATTCGTTTCTGATAACACTCTTGTTCTTGATGTGCAGTTTGCGAATCTCACTTCGTTTGTTATCGACCCATAAGGAACACTGCTGAAACGTAGCCAAACGAGAATCGTTGATGCTCCAGTTCTGGCCAGGAGGCAGGAGAATCATGAGCACCAGTTATCCGGATGCACCACTCGGGGTGCGTCTTGTAACGGCAATAACCGGGAAACTTTGCCCGCAATGGCAAATAAATCGGCTGCTCTGGTAAGTTAACTGTTTTGTTTCGAGAAATCTTGtgttaaattcttttttttttgatgatcgAGAGCAAAATCGAAccaaataataaattatttgttttcCAATCGAAATTATTTGCGTATAACATAACTTTAAAGGAGAAACAAAATTCTCCTACGAACCTCTATTTTTACACCCGCATCTTTCGAAATCTCCGTGGGAAAACCTTTATAGTCAAGATGTTTTATTGTGaaacaatgaacaaaataaaatatttactGCTACTATCGTTCTCGATAAATAATTAGCTGTCGTTGATTGGTTGAGAACTTAACTTGCGATAAATTCGATCAAAGAAGAACAAAAAGTATCAGCAGAATAATACTAGCTACATCAATGACTAGTTAGAATCAGAATCATTggatataaaaattaaacgatgttttATATTACATTTGAAAGATTATTATTTGACAAACCATATAGTTTCAGCTTAAGAAAGAGGAATGTTGGTTGACTAGTAGACCTCTAGTGTAAATCGATATTAACTAGTGGATTTATAACATCACCCTTGTCTGAATCGTGTCGAGTTGCTTTTAATTGACGATAACATTCCGAAATAAACACTTCTCGCATTCTTACATTCTTATCAATTTTGTGCTTTTAATTACAGGTTCAAATGCTCTGTTCTCGGATTAACGTACCTAGCCTACATGTGCTACCACATGACAAGGAAACCAATTTCTATTGTGAAAGCGGTCCTACATCGAAACTGTAGTCAAGCACAAATTCCACCGGAGTTTGTTAGCAATGGCGACTTTCCACCGAATGATAGCACCTGGTGTGACTATCCACCCTTCGATGGAACTGACTCTGCGGCGCTATTGGGGACACTCGACACGTCCTTCCTGTTCTGTTACGCTATAGCAATGTTCTTATCCGGGTTCATAGCTGAGCGAGTATCAATTCGTTATTTTCTGACCTTCGGAATGTTACTTTCTGGCATATTCTGCTATCTGTTCGGGGTAGCCAAAGTATATGATATCCATTCATTCATGTACTTTGTGTTTGTACAAGCAATGGCCGGAATCTTCCAAACCACTGGGTGGCCAGGCGTTGTGACCATCGTTGGTCGTTGGTTTGGGAAATCCAAACGGGGTTTGATATATGGTATTTGGAACAGCCATACATCGATTGGAAACATTTTGGGCACATTAATTGCCGCGTATTACGTGGAAAGTGATTGGTCTATGTCCTTCATTGTGCCCGGATTCATAATGGGTGTTTTTGGGtttgtgatgtttttgtttcTGGTTGATCGACCAGAAATCGTGGACTGTCATGAAAAAGTCGGCGACAGAAGGGGAAGTTATAGGAAAATGGACGATGGCAGAACTGGAGATGCTGGGAATTCGGATGTGGAAGATCCAGTTGCCACCAACAGCGAGCAGGTACCCAAATGTATAATCATTTTGATTGCTTTTATAGCTGGCTTATTTTTACTTGCATGATATATATACTACAATTAGGAAAATCCTTCACTACGAAGCTTGCACGGTAGCTTCCATTCTAATATAGTAAGTGCATGTATAGCTTGTTCTGGATTAATACtatttattgtttttgttttatttaaaaaaaaagctgtaATTATGTTAACTAATTATATTCCAGGATATTAATGAACGCACACCAATAATAGGCAGCATTAACAGAACCGTCCCACAAGAGGAAGCGATCGGTTTTAAGGAAGCTTTGAACATTCCAGGAGTTgtagagttttccttctgtcttTTCTTCTCTAAACTAGTTAGTTATACGTTCATGTACTGGCTTCCTTTGTATATTGGATTCTCGAGTGAGCAAATATTATAACTCTGAAAAATCGCaatatatttattatcattttttttctcaagcgAAAATGGGCGCTGAGCTGAGTGGTAAAGTATCGACGTTATTCGATTTAGGAGGAATAGTTGGTGCTATTGCAGCTGGCATGATTTCGGATTATTCTGGTATGGCAGCTACTACATGCGTTGGAATGCTAGCAGCAGCTGCTCCTACGGTAAGACTTTTGCTAATGAAAAAGACACAAAACAACGACATTGATGCCTGGTCTACAATTTACAGCTTCTGATTTATCAGCAATATGGTGCAGTTTCTCTATCATTCAACATACTTCTGCTGTTCATAGTAGGTGTACTCGTTAATGGGCCATATGCTCTCATTACAACTTCTGTTAGCGCTGAACTAGGTAAGTTGACCTATCCACAATGGAACACCTTTAGCACCAAGCAATTTAGAATAGGAACCCAGGAACCCAGACCTTTCTTTCTGGGCTCGATGTAGATATATACAAAGTCGTGACCCAATATTCATTCTCACCAATTACGGCAGCATTGTCCCAATTACCATATATTACGCATCGTTCTTGGTTAAATATAAACTATTCGACCATTCAAATAAGCCCGGTGTTGATTACACCACAGATAATTCTCACAATTTCTTGTTCAGTAGCAATATTTACTGTTTTTTCGGCCATAAAAAAAGTTACAGGAAGGTTTTGTCCGAGACACGATCTCATATCACGTAGGATTGCGTCAGGctacaaattgatttttgatatgtttgtaAAACTCCattattaactctttgtggtcgtttgtctgctctcagccaccacaacaagaaaccatgctaatattatcacccttattctcatttacggccgtatccgtatattgattcgtcggatacgatacgtcgtcaaagaaaaagctatcctcatttacggccgtattTCTGTGTACTAGATTTGTTTGGTAAACTGTTTTATCGACATCCTTGACAGATGTTTTTCATTAccaatgttgttttgatttgggaTTCGCAGTCTTCGTGTAAAATATTGTGAAATGTGGATTAAATTTGGAGGATAAGGACAATTTTGCTCTATTTGAAGGTATCTTTTATTTAATGTGTACGCTCGCAGGCGGTCAACGTTTTACTTCCTCATGGAGAAATATACTAACAGGTTAACAGATCAACAAACGTGTTCGCCTGTTCGGATCGCCCAACCGTGATATACCGCTCTAACCACAAGCTGGTTTCCTCAAATGAAGGAAGTAAATCTTATGTGCTCACTTAATGTCGAAGTTTATCAGGACAGTTTGGCTCTTGCACCCAACATTCGGTTATTCTTGGTACAATTGATGAGATTCAAAAGTTGCACTTCGAACGGTAACGATCTCCAGGACTCGAGTGGCCCGACTCTTTCGAGACAAAGCGCGTCTTCTCTGACGACAAATGTAACTTCCTTGAGCAAGATGGGTCTGCTTAAGCCAGGACCCAGCAATGCCGAGTTTGGCCAAGAGCTGAGATTCACAATCTACTTATCATCGATCAGATTACTTTCGAGGTGCTACATGCACATCAATTCATGCAAACTGAGTACATTATGCCACTGATTTCGACAGAGTTGGGTAATGATTCGAATACTTATCACATCGTCGGCACAGCACTGGTAAATCCAGAGACCCAATGTAGGATGAATGGACCCCTCACTCGAGTTAGCGAAAAGGAAATCAAGGGCGCCTGCTATTCCCTCGTTGAGTTCAACAGTCAGTTGTTTTTGAACAGGCAACTTCATTTTGGTTGGATATTTAGTGCGATCTATCACGCTGCTGCAGTACAAGAAAATGGAAGGTAGTTTTGAGGAGATCGCTCGCGACTAACAACTAAATTGGATGACAGCACTAGAAATATTAGATAACGATGCCTTCCTTGAGGCGGATAGCAACCAAAATCTATTCGTTTACCTAAAAGATGGGTAAGTAGGGTTTCCGTAGCTCGGTTTATCATACGAacaatttttctatttatttgaAGGGCCGCAACAACGGACGACGAACAACAGCAAATGCCAGAGGTAGCTCAATTCCATCTCGGTGATATGGTGAATGTATTCTGCCAAGGTTCACTCGTAATGCAAAACATTGGTGAGCGAACGACGGCGACAACGGGTTGTGTGCTATTTGGCATGGCTATAGGTCTGGTCACACAAATACCACCCGATTATTATGAAttgtgaatttcttcgaaagttacAGGAAAAATTTACTGACACAATCAAATCTGTTGGCAagattctttttcttcttttttggctTTGAGAGCCttaaaacttttcagttcattcgcctctaatgttggCAAGATTGAGTATTCGTATTGGCGTAGTTTTCACACCGAAATGAAAACGGTACGTTGCGAGGGATTTATTGATGGAGACCTTGTGGAAAGTTTTCTGGATTTAAGTCGGGGAAAAATGTACAAAGCTGCCTAACCTAACACGAAGAAATCAAAATGTCTAGTGTTGATCATTATTGTTGAATCGGTGCTATCAGTTGTTTTCTTGCACAAATGCTGGAAAAACGAGAAGTTAcatatttttcctaaaaaaatgataaagaaaacaactcaatcaataatctaTTCAGCTGCACGAACAATAGATCGAGCTAAGCTCATGAATTTTAGCACTATTCGCGAAACTAAATTTTATATTTGTGTGATAATAAAGAAACTCCAGTTTACTACAAAATTCATACAACATCTCATTAGTTCGATTCGAATAGTCATGTACGGTCGGTCTCTCAAAACTATTTAAGAGTTTTATCGAAACTTTATTACTTTTGGAATAGGGCTACGTGTATAGGTTTGCTGCTCTTTGGGTCGGTAGATATCGACCTGATTGCGCTGACGCAGTGATTCCTTGTATTCTCTGTAAGAGGAGTATTGAAAGACGATATGAGATACAATTTGAGTGAAATATAGTGATCAGATATACCTGTAAATTTCGATATTTCCTAGCGTTCGCATATTTGCATCGGACCTGGCACTATCAAGTGTCAAATCACCTTCTGGATGTCGACACTGCGAATGAATAAATAGGTTAATTGACTTTGAACTTCTCCGAATGCGATCATATTACTTATTCTTATTAGACAGCTTCTTCCGCTCGAGCTGATCCTACAGTGCGATGTCTCCTCCTCAAGCGAACCTATTATGTCATCACCATCGTGGCTTCCACCACTGAGCAGACCTGAAAAACCATTTGCGCCTGCAGATGACAACAGAGGAACCACATTAGAATGACTAGCTGTACCTGTCCCTGCTGTTGGTGAAACTGAAGCTGGCGGTGGTTTCCTATTGAAGCCTGTGTGCATTGGAATGGGCGTTCTCTCGTAACATGCAGGAATTGATTCGTAGAATTCGATGCTTTCTAAGAACTTCTAGCGCTCATGGGACCACCACGTTTCTCTTGATACAATTTTTGCGTGACGGAGGGTAGTTGCTCCTGCAGACGGCTTTGCAAAGAAATATGTACCATTAGGATATTTGTCACCGGCCGGTTAGCAGTTTGACTAAGAACCAAAAGACTTCGCTGAATGTTTAGACAAATCGATTGTACGAATTGCTGCACGGCTGCATTTGGTTCACCTTTGTTAATCACAGCGGCAGCAATTCGACTGTTCTGATCACAAAGCACCTTGCGTTGCTCCTGCAGTTTTTCTACGGAGCAAAGCGTTCTGCATTATGGATTGGGTATGGAACTGAAGCTCACGTTGGGATGGATAGTGCGGCTGTTGGGTtgattgttgctgttgttgcatTTGTGGTGGATCAGTTGCATTCCCAACGTTGTTTTTCATGAGCAATCGGCGCAAAATATCGGTCTGTTAGTTTTTGTGCTGAAAATTTGCATTAAAAATTGTTGCTGAGCAATCATATTACTGTTGACTTGATTTTGTGCTAGCATGTCGACTAATCGAAAGATACCTCATTCAACGCCGTATCTTCATCGAATCCACAAAGTTTGATTGTGTCCAGGCTAGAGGTAGGTCCTGCCGAAACTCATTCTGGCTCTTCCTCGTTTGCTGTATCTTGTTGTCATTGTTCATCTGCACTTATGTAGATTTTCACGGTAACATGTTGGTTCCGGTTGCTGAACTCGTAATTGCGACAGAACCTTGCTGCAAAATTTGACACAATAGGGCCATCTGCTGCTACAGGACGGCGGTTGCAGAGCAGGGATTTTCTCAATGCCAACAATGACTGGTCCATAGCGAATAGAGCGGACACACTGGTTGCATGTCCGATAGTATGATAGTCGGCAATCTGTAATTTAGAACAGCCGGATCTTATTCCTCTAGCGGAAGATTATCTGCGTTCAACCATTTATAACAATTATATTATTGAGAGTACAAATCTTCCGGACAGAAATCTTACCTGCTTTATACTTCGTTTTTATTAAGCCGCACAAATCAAAACTACAAACTCGAACTCGAACGTTCAGATAACTCTGTATCATAAATTAAACACGTTCGATACGTAAACACCTCCTGACTGTCAACGATGTCGATAATGTAGTACACCAATAACTTGATCTAGTACGACTGTAAATTGAAAATACGACGAATggctcgtacgaaaacaaggatGGGATTTGCGTACGTATCCTATTCGCTCGAAAACTATGATAAGGgtgtatattttactcaaccaagcaTCAGATTATGCATTTCCTAagcgaagcttgatgtctagcgAACCTGCTCACGAAttaatacggtgctcctatgagtaataaataacggtactcagtatcaaacaaagtagtcacccacacaagacaacacaCAGTGCGTtaaatgcataggaatgtgggacaaaaatcataacagcagaatttatcCATTGTAACACTATGGATTGTTCCTAAGTATCAGAAGtattgtttgcataaatgtcttatgttatttgaataatggcataagtgtctcaagcgacaaaatctttgtttatctaaagtgaaaagttctgatcatatTGGATacacagaaatcattatttgagtaactactggtttcAATTATATTAAAGTAattgtttttaaagagcagaataattgtttgcataagtgtcttatgtcatcgGAATAAtctcattttaaaaaaatcttctcGTATATATtaaggtggcagcgaaaatggtcatgtaaaatttcaaaaacctaccatgtacattttgtgctggtccaaaaaaatgacctgtgcaaagtttcagctcaatcggacatgatttatggggtgcctcaaagcgctaaaagttttgattttttgatcctcaaaaatcttccaaggggggatttggaaaatcgaattttttttccattgccaaatgacttaaaaatgcatgaaacatcgagatttggtgtcatctcggaaaaaaaattttgcccgaaaatcgaccttttggaccctgagtggccaaaaaataaaaca
The Toxorhynchites rutilus septentrionalis strain SRP chromosome 2, ASM2978413v1, whole genome shotgun sequence genome window above contains:
- the LOC129767660 gene encoding glucose-6-phosphate exchanger SLC37A2 isoform X1 codes for the protein MLQFWPGGRRIMSTSYPDAPLGVRLVTAITGKLCPQWQINRLLWFKCSVLGLTYLAYMCYHMTRKPISIVKAVLHRNCSQAQIPPEFVSNGDFPPNDSTWCDYPPFDGTDSAALLGTLDTSFLFCYAIAMFLSGFIAERVSIRYFLTFGMLLSGIFCYLFGVAKVYDIHSFMYFVFVQAMAGIFQTTGWPGVVTIVGRWFGKSKRGLIYGIWNSHTSIGNILGTLIAAYYVESDWSMSFIVPGFIMGVFGFVMFLFLVDRPEIVDCHEKVGDRRGSYRKMDDGRTGDAGNSDVEDPVATNSEQENPSLRSLHGSFHSNIDINERTPIIGSINRTVPQEEAIGFKEALNIPGVVEFSFCLFFSKLVSYTFMYWLPLYIGFSTKMGAELSGKVSTLFDLGGIVGAIAAGMISDYSGMAATTCVGMLAAAAPTLLIYQQYGAVSLSFNILLLFIVGVLVNGPYALITTSVSAELGQHRSNGNSKALATVTAIIDGTGSIGAAIGPLLAGFVSSSGWENVFYMLIVSDLLALLLLLRLVSRELTRNSRRRNVRIE
- the LOC129767660 gene encoding glucose-6-phosphate exchanger SLC37A2 isoform X2, which gives rise to MLQFWPGGRRIMSTSYPDAPLGVRLVTAITGKLCPQWQINRLLWFKCSVLGLTYLAYMCYHMTRKPISIVKAVLHRNCSQAQIPPEFVSNGDFPPNDSTWCDYPPFDGTDSAALLGTLDTSFLFCYAIAMFLSGFIAERVSIRYFLTFGMLLSGIFCYLFGVAKVYDIHSFMYFVFVQAMAGIFQTTGWPGVVTIVGRWFGKSKRGLIYGIWNSHTSIGNILGTLIAAYYVESDWSMSFIVPGFIMGVFGFVMFLFLVDRPEIVDCHEKVGDRRGSYRKMDDGRTGDAGNSDVEDPVATNSEQDINERTPIIGSINRTVPQEEAIGFKEALNIPGVVEFSFCLFFSKLVSYTFMYWLPLYIGFSTKMGAELSGKVSTLFDLGGIVGAIAAGMISDYSGMAATTCVGMLAAAAPTLLIYQQYGAVSLSFNILLLFIVGVLVNGPYALITTSVSAELGQHRSNGNSKALATVTAIIDGTGSIGAAIGPLLAGFVSSSGWENVFYMLIVSDLLALLLLLRLVSRELTRNSRRRNVRIE